CCGATTCGCCTGCAACGGGTCCGCGAGCTGATGGCACGCGAGCCGCACGGCTACTGGCCGAACCAGTACGCGAACCCGCGCAACCCGCAGGCGCACCACCGCACCATGCAGGAGATCGTCGACGCGCTGCCCGGCGATCTGGACTTCATCTTCTGCGCCACCAGCACCTGCGGCACGTTGACCGGTGTCACCGAGTACGTCCGGGAGCACCGGATGGGCACCACGGTGATCGCGGTGGACGCGGTCGGCAGCGCCATCTTCGGCGACGAGAGCCGGCGGCGGCTGATCCCGGGCCACGGCGCCTCGGCCCCGCCGCCGCTGCTCGACCCGGCCAGCACCTGGCCGGTCGTGCACGTGTCCGACCTGGACGCCGTGGTCGGCTGCCGGCGGCTGATGGCGCGGGAGGCGATCCTGGCCGGCGGCTCCTCCGGCGCCGTGGTGTCGGCGCTGGAGCGCTACCGCGACCAGATCCCGGCCGGCGCCACCTGCGTGCTCGTCTTCCCGGACCGCGGGGAGCGCTACCTCAACACGATCTATTCCGACACCTGGGTCCGGCAGAACTTCGGCGAGGTGTCGCACCTGTGGAAGGAATCCGGGATCGCGGCCGCCGGGCGGCTGTGACGACCGGCAGGCAATCGACGAGAGGGACGACGATGCGGATCTCCGCTCTTCCCGACGGTCTTCCGGCCGTCATCAGCAACGACGACAACGGCGCGATCCTCGACACGGTGCGCGACAACCGCGCCGCGATCCGGTCGCTCATCACCGAGAAGGGCGCGGTGCTGTTCCGCGGCTTCGACGTCGGCGGCGTCGACGGGCTGCACACCGTGGTGCGGACGCTGTCCGGCGAGCCGCTCGACTACACCGAGCGGTCCTCGCCGCGCAGCAGCCTCTCCGGCAACGTCTTCACCTCGACCGACTACCCGGAGAGCGAGGAGATCTTCCTTCACAACGAGTGCTCGTACCAGCAGCACTGGCCCATGAAGGTCTACTTCTACTGCATCACCCCGTCCGCGACGCAGGGCGCCACCCCGTTTGCCGATGTCCGCAAGGTCCTTGAGCACATCGACCCGGCGGTGGTCGAGGAGTTCACCCGGCGCAAGTGGTCGTACGTGCGCAACTTCGGGCCGATGGGTGGCACCTGGCAGTACTTCTACGACACCGACGACCGGGCCGAGGTGGAGCGGTACTGCGCCGCGCAGAACATCCAGGTCGAGTGGATCGGCGAGGACGGGCTGCGCACCCGGGCGGTGCGCGACGCCGTGCACCGGCACCCGGTCACCGGCGCCGAGGTGTGGTTCAACCACGCCACCTTCTTCCACGTGGACACGCTGCCGGGCGTCTACCGCGAGGAGATGCTGGAGATGTTCGGCGAGGAGAACCTGCCGACCAACAGCTACTACGGCGACGGCGGCCAGATCCCGGCCGAGGTGACCAAGCACCTCCAGGAGGCGTACCGGGCCGCCAGCACCCGGTTCGACTGGCAGAAGGACGACCTCGTCGTCATCGACAACATGCTGACCGCGCACGGCCGGGAGCCGTACACCGGCGCTCGGAAGATCGCCATCGCCATGGGTGAGGCGTCGAACGCGGCGGTCGAGGCACCGTGACCACGTACGCCGGCCCGGC
The window above is part of the Micromonospora sp. LH3U1 genome. Proteins encoded here:
- the sbnA gene encoding 2,3-diaminopropionate biosynthesis protein SbnA — its product is MTRNTVQGILGCIGGTPLVELDGLLRDVPARVFAKLELANPGGSIKDRTALNMLLHGIHSGELVPHRSVVIESSSGNLAVGIAQICRYFGLRFICVVDAKTTQQNLAILRAFQAEIELIEEPDPATGEFLPIRLQRVRELMAREPHGYWPNQYANPRNPQAHHRTMQEIVDALPGDLDFIFCATSTCGTLTGVTEYVREHRMGTTVIAVDAVGSAIFGDESRRRLIPGHGASAPPPLLDPASTWPVVHVSDLDAVVGCRRLMAREAILAGGSSGAVVSALERYRDQIPAGATCVLVFPDRGERYLNTIYSDTWVRQNFGEVSHLWKESGIAAAGRL
- a CDS encoding TauD/TfdA family dioxygenase; translated protein: MRISALPDGLPAVISNDDNGAILDTVRDNRAAIRSLITEKGAVLFRGFDVGGVDGLHTVVRTLSGEPLDYTERSSPRSSLSGNVFTSTDYPESEEIFLHNECSYQQHWPMKVYFYCITPSATQGATPFADVRKVLEHIDPAVVEEFTRRKWSYVRNFGPMGGTWQYFYDTDDRAEVERYCAAQNIQVEWIGEDGLRTRAVRDAVHRHPVTGAEVWFNHATFFHVDTLPGVYREEMLEMFGEENLPTNSYYGDGGQIPAEVTKHLQEAYRAASTRFDWQKDDLVVIDNMLTAHGREPYTGARKIAIAMGEASNAAVEAP